Within the Catalinimonas niigatensis genome, the region AAAGAAACGAAAATTGCCATTATCAATAAATATTATCCTCTGGAAGGAAAGATCAACTGTCTTATGGATATCATCAAGTTGGTAGATATGGACATTGAACAGTTAAGTGATAAGAACAGAAAATTTTTGTTGGATATACTGGAAAATCCCTCTACAGTTTGAGAGTAACTTTTTTAGGTACTGGTACATCGCAAGGTGTACCGGTGATCAACTGCCAGTGTGTAGTATGTAGCTCCATGGATTATCGGGATAAGCGGCTGCGGTCTTCAATACATATTGAAGTAAATGGCAAAAGTTTTATCATAGATTCAGGGCCTGACTTCAGGCAACAGGTGCTTGGCAATCAAATCACTCAACTGGATGCCCTTATCTTTACCCACCAGCACAAAGATCATATTGCAGGTATGGACGACGTGAGAGGTTTCAACTTTTCACAACAAAAAGACATGCCTGTTTTTGCGACTCATGAGGTGATCCAACAATTAAAACAGGAATTTGCTTATGTTTTTGCTGCTGACAGCTACCCGGGTGTGCCCAGAGTGCTTGTGCATGAGATAGAAAATAAGCCTTTTGAAGCAGAAGGCGTAGCATTTACCCCTATACAGGTATTGCATTACAAACTGCCCGTATTTGGCTACCGCGTACAAAACTTTACCTATATCACGGACGCTAAATCTGTTGCTGAGGAAGAGAAAGAAAAAATGAAAGGTACGGAAGTGCTGGTATTGAATGCTCTACAGCATAAGCAGCATCTATCTCATTTTACGCTGGAAGAATCTTTGGAATTAATTGAAGAGATTCAACCTCGCCAGGCTTATCTTACCCATATCAGTCATAATTTAGGAACACATCAGGAAGTAAACCGCCTTCTTCCTCCTCATGTAAAACTAGCTTATGATAGTTTAAGGATTGAAATATAAATTTTTTTCAGGTCAATTTTCGCCTCTTTTTTTCATGCAATTTGCCTGACTTTCAGGCGTATATAGTGCGCGAACTAAGTTAAAACCTTAACTGTTCCTTTTCTGAATATACTTGCATTAAGAATAAGAAATCCTCAATTTAGAGCGTTCAAGGCAAAAAATTACGGATAATAAGTCTTTTCTGATAAAACATATATGACTAACAACAATCATAGTAATTATACGGAGGAAAGCATACGGTCACTGGACTGGCGAGAGCATATAAGACTCAGACCTGGTATGTATATTGGTAAGCTGGGTGATGGTTCGTCTTTTGATGACGGTATCTATGTACTGGTAAAAGAAGTCGTTGACAATAGTATTGACGAGCATGTGATGGGCTTTGGCAAAACCATAGATATCAAAGTTACGGAAAAGCATGTGGAGATCAGAGACTATGGTCGTGGCATCCCTTTGGGTAAAGTGATAGATTGTGTATCTAAAATCAATACCGGAGGTAAATACGATTCCAAAGCCTTTCAAAAGTCAGTAGGTTTGAATGGGGTAGGTACCAAGGCCGTTAATGCGTTGTCAGAGCATTTCAAAGTGCAATCGTTTCGTGACGGACAGACCAAAATCGCGGAATTTGAGCGAGGTGTGATAAAAAAAGATGCGAAACTCACTAAGTCTGAAGAGAAAAATGGTACGCTCATCATATTTGAACCGGACGAAGAAATTTTCAAACACTTTCATTATCGTCCTCAGTTTCTGGAAAATCAGATCTGGAATTATGTATACCTGAACTCTGGCCTTACCATTAATTTTAATGGCAAAAAATTTCATTCTGAAAATGGCCTCTTGGATCTTCTTTCCAACAAAACTTCTGAAGATAGTCTACGCTATCCTATCATTCATCTGAAAGGGAATGATATTGAAGTTGCCATGTCGCATACCAACCAGTATGGAGAAGAGTATTACTCTTTTGTAAATGGGCAGTATACAACGCAGGGTGGTACACACCTTTCTGCCTTTAGAGAGGCAGTAGTGAAAACCGTTCGTGAATTTTATAACAAAAATTTTGATGCCTCTGATATTCGTGCATCTATCGTAGCAGCTATCTCAGTAAGGGTGCAAGAGCCGGTTTTTGAGTCCCAGACCAAAACCAAGCTGGGTTCTCAGAATGTAGGCCCGGATGGGCCAACCATGCGTACGTTTATCAATGATTTTATTAAGAGCGAGCTTGATAACTATCTCCACAGACATCAGGATGCAGCAAATGCCCTTTTAAAACGAATTCAACAGTCAGAGCGTGAGCGAAAAGAGATCGCCGGTATCAAGAAATTAGCCAACGATCGGGCCAAGAAAGCTAACCTGCATAACAAAAAACTGCGTGACTGCCGCATTCACTTTGATGATAAAAAGGCTGATAAAATAGACGATACCATGATCTTTATCACCGAGGGTGATTCTGCCAGTGGATCTATCACCAAGTCAAGGGATGTACAAACGCAGGCTGTATTTAGTTTAAGAGGTAAGCCTCTGAATTGCTTTTCTCTGACCAAGAAAGTAGTATACGAAAATGAAGAGTTCAACCTGCTCCAGCATGCACTGAATATAGAGGATGGGCTAGAGGGCTTGCGTTACCGCAAGATCATCATTGCTACAGATGCCGACGTGGATGGTATGCACATTCGTCTGCTGTTGCTCACGTTCTTTCTACAGTTTTTTCCTGATCTTGTTCGCAATGGTCATCTCTATATTTTGGATACACCATTGTTTAGGGTCAGAAATAAGAAAGAGACTATTTACTGCTATTCTGAAGAAGAAAAACGCCAGGCTGTTGAGAAGTTAGGTAGCAAACCGGAAATTACCCGATTTAAAGGTTTGGGAGAGATTTCTCCGGATGAATTTGGCGCTTTTATCGGGGAAGACATCAGGCTTCAGCCCATCATTGTAGATGATAAAGTAAGTATCATTAAGCTATTGACATTCTATATGGGGAAAAACACACCTGACAGGCAGGTCTTTATTATTGATCGTCTGAGGGTAGAGAAAGATCTGGTGAAGGAGGCTGTATAGGTAAACAGAGTAAGGATATGCGCTTTCTCAACAATTTTTCTAACAAAGAGAGGATTCTTTTCTCATTCCTGGTTGTACTGGTGTTGATTAACATGCTGACACTGGTTACTTCCAGAAACCTGTCAGATTTTTCGTATGATTTCAAGTCTATGCTGGAAGACAGGCTCATACCTGCTTCTGATCTGGCCAAAATCCAGGAACAATTTTATAGAAATAGAATCAATCTTGAAGAGCTCATTTATTTGGATGAGTACGAATATGAAAATGCAGAAACTGTAATTAGGCATATCAGAGAAAATGATCTTCGGATTGACAGAATTGAAGATAAATATGCAAAAACGCATCTTACGGTAGATGAAGAGAACCAGTTGAAGGAATTCAATGAGCGTTTTAAGAATTATCGTGACATAGAGAATAAAATTATAAAGTATATAGAACATAATAAATTTCAGGAAGCAAGTAATGTGTATTTACACGAAAGTATACCCGCTTTTGAAAAACTATTGGATATCACGCACAAACTGGAAGATATACAGCTAGTTGTAGGTAATAAATTATATCGGCATGCGCAAACGAAGGTCAGAAATATACAAGTACTGGCCTACCTTAGTCTTGGCATAGCCCTGATCATTACTGCCTATATACTGAAGGTTCTGCAATTTAAAGTGAAATGAATGAGTAGCAGAAATAAGAAATAATATGAGCGAAATAGACGAAGAACAACTACCGGCAAGTGAGAGGATTGAAGGCATGTACGAGAATTGGTTTCTTGAATATGCTTCTTATGTAATTCTGGAAAGAGCAGTACCGGCTATAGAAGATGGTTTGAAACCAGTACAAAGGCGTATCCTTCATGCAATGAAGGAAATGGACGATGGACGTTTTAATAAGGTAGCCAATATTATTGGGCAAACGATGCAGTATCACCCTCATGGGGATGCTTCAATTGGGGAAGCCATGGTAGGTTTGGGACAGAAAGACCTGCTGATTGAAACTCAGGGAAACTGGGGTGATTTGCGTACCGGGGATAATGCCGCTGCTCCCCGATACATTGAGGCCAGGTTATCCAAGTTTGCTTTGGAAGTGGTATTTAATCAGCAAACTACGGATTGGCAACTCTCTTATGATGGACGTAAAAAGGAGCCGGTTACTTTTCCGGTAAAGTTTCCATTGTTGCTTGCACAAGGCGTAGAGGGTATTGCGGTAGGTTTATCTACCCGTATCTTACCTCACAATTTTTGTGAACTTATCCAGGCATCCATAGATCTTTTGCGCAATAAAAAGATCAATCTTCTGCCGGACTTTCCTGCCGGAGGAATGGCAGATTTCTCAGATTATAATGAAGGCCAAAGAGGAGGAAAAGTAAGGATAAGGGCTACGATTGAGGAGTATGATAAGAAAACACTCATTATCAAAGATATCCCTTATGGTGCTACAACCAACAGCCTGATTGATTCTATTCTGAAGGCAAATGACAAAGGTAAAATCAAGGTCAAGAAAGTAGTGGACAATACCGCCAAAGATGTAGAGATACTGGTATCCTTGGCGCCAGGCCAGTCACCGGATATTACTAAAGATGCTCTCTATGCATTTACTGATTGTGAAGTATCTATTTCTCCCAATACCTGTGTTATTGTCGGTGACAAGCCACGCTTTCTGGGCGTAAATGAACTTTTAAGAATCAATACCGAGCAAACAGTTGAGCTCCTGAAGCGTGAACTGGAAATCAGGTATCAGGAGTTACTGGAAAAAATCTTGTTTGCCTCCCTGGAGAAGATTTTCATTGAAAACCGTATTTACCGTGATATTGAAGAAGCAGAAACCTGGGAGGATGTACTCAAGAGAATTGACAAGGGCTTAACACCATTCAAGAAAGATTTCTACAGAGAAATTACCCAGGATGACCTTGTTAGGCTAACTGAAATCAAAATCAAGCGCATTTCTAAGTTTGATAGCTTTAAGGCCGATGAACTGATGAAAAAATTGCAGGATGAGCTTGAACAAACTAAATATGACCTGGAGAATATCCGTGATTATGCGATAAAATATTTCAAAAACCTGCTGGATAAGTATGGGAAAGGAAAAGAGCGTAAGACACTGATCAAAAATTTTGATATAATCTCAGCAAATATTGTAGCGGCCAACAACGAAAAACTATACGTCAATTATAAAGATGGCTTCATTGGTTATGGTCTGAAAAAAGATGAGTTTGTTACAGAGTGTTCTGATATTGATGACGTTATCGTGTTCAGGGCAGATGGCAAATGCCTGGTCACCAAGATTGCTGACAAAGTATTTGTGGGCAAAGACATCATCCATGTAGATATTTTTAGAAAAAATGATGAACGCCGGGTGTATAACATGATCTATGAAGATGGTAAATCCGGAAGGGCTATGGTCAAGCGTTTTCAGGTGTTGGCGATTACACGTGATAAGGAGTATGAGCTCACCAAAGGAAATAGCGGTTCAAAAGTTCACTATTTCTCAGCCAATCCTAATGCGGAAGCAGAAATTGTGAGAGTTTATCTTTCAGGAAGATCTAAAGCTAAAGTCAAAGAATTTGATTTTGATTTTGCTACGCTGGACATCAAGGGTAGGGGAGCACAGGGTAATATCCTGACAAAATATCCTATCCGTAAAATTGTCAAAACAGCAGAGGGGGAATCTACTATGGGAGGTCTGGATATTTGGTATCATGATTTTATTGGTACGCTTAATACCGATGGCAGAGGACGGTATTTAGGAAAGTTTGAAGGAGAAGATCAGCTCCTTGCCATATATAAAGATGGCTGTTATGAGATGAAGTCTTATGAGCTTACCAATAAGTTTGATCCGGACAATATTGTATTACTGGAAAAATATGTAGCCAAGAAAACAGTGACGGCAGTTTATTATGATGGGATTTCTAAAAACCATCTGGTAAAGAGGTTTCTGATAGAAACTACTTCTTCTGATCGCAAATTCTGTTTCATCACAGATGCCCGTAGCTCCAGGCTATTGCTGGCAACTACCATGGACCAACCTCAGGCCGAGCTAACTTACAAAAAAGAAGGTGAGAGGCAGCATGAAAAAAATATCGTGGATTTGGATTTGATAGTAGATATCAAAGGATGGAAAGCTTTAGGGAATCAGTTGACTCCCCATAAAGTAAAAGACATACGTCTGATTGATGAAACACCGCCTACGTCTTCTGAAAAAAACAATACCAAGAAAGGTGCTGGTAAAGATGAAAATGAAGAGGATGAAGTTTCTACCGGTGATGAAATTGTATGGGAAATGAATAAAGAAAATAGTAGTAACTTGAATAAAAATGGAAAGCCATCTAAAGAGCAATTGGGCTTGTTCAAATCCTAAGCTATTTTGATACTAGTCCCTCACTCAAAGCCTGAAAGTTTTTTCAGGCTTTTTTTTTGAGCATGCCTGACTTAAGTAAGCTTAAGTTTAAACAAAACCATATACCAAAACATTTATGGTTATCTACTTATTTATATTGACAAGTGACAGTACATTTTTTTAGCATCAAAAATTTTTTTTATATGCACACCTCAAATTTTAAATCTTATCAAGCAGGAAGTTATTCATTACTATTTGTCTGTTTCTTTTTTTTATTTTGTTTTAGCTCACTACATGAGGTAGAGGCTCAGGATGCTCAGGCGCAGCAGTCAGAAGCGGTACAAGAGGCAGTAGAGGAGGCAAC harbors:
- a CDS encoding MBL fold metallo-hydrolase gives rise to the protein MRVTFLGTGTSQGVPVINCQCVVCSSMDYRDKRLRSSIHIEVNGKSFIIDSGPDFRQQVLGNQITQLDALIFTHQHKDHIAGMDDVRGFNFSQQKDMPVFATHEVIQQLKQEFAYVFAADSYPGVPRVLVHEIENKPFEAEGVAFTPIQVLHYKLPVFGYRVQNFTYITDAKSVAEEEKEKMKGTEVLVLNALQHKQHLSHFTLEESLELIEEIQPRQAYLTHISHNLGTHQEVNRLLPPHVKLAYDSLRIEI
- a CDS encoding DNA topoisomerase IV subunit B; amino-acid sequence: MTNNNHSNYTEESIRSLDWREHIRLRPGMYIGKLGDGSSFDDGIYVLVKEVVDNSIDEHVMGFGKTIDIKVTEKHVEIRDYGRGIPLGKVIDCVSKINTGGKYDSKAFQKSVGLNGVGTKAVNALSEHFKVQSFRDGQTKIAEFERGVIKKDAKLTKSEEKNGTLIIFEPDEEIFKHFHYRPQFLENQIWNYVYLNSGLTINFNGKKFHSENGLLDLLSNKTSEDSLRYPIIHLKGNDIEVAMSHTNQYGEEYYSFVNGQYTTQGGTHLSAFREAVVKTVREFYNKNFDASDIRASIVAAISVRVQEPVFESQTKTKLGSQNVGPDGPTMRTFINDFIKSELDNYLHRHQDAANALLKRIQQSERERKEIAGIKKLANDRAKKANLHNKKLRDCRIHFDDKKADKIDDTMIFITEGDSASGSITKSRDVQTQAVFSLRGKPLNCFSLTKKVVYENEEFNLLQHALNIEDGLEGLRYRKIIIATDADVDGMHIRLLLLTFFLQFFPDLVRNGHLYILDTPLFRVRNKKETIYCYSEEEKRQAVEKLGSKPEITRFKGLGEISPDEFGAFIGEDIRLQPIIVDDKVSIIKLLTFYMGKNTPDRQVFIIDRLRVEKDLVKEAV
- a CDS encoding MCP four helix bundle domain-containing protein, with the protein product MRFLNNFSNKERILFSFLVVLVLINMLTLVTSRNLSDFSYDFKSMLEDRLIPASDLAKIQEQFYRNRINLEELIYLDEYEYENAETVIRHIRENDLRIDRIEDKYAKTHLTVDEENQLKEFNERFKNYRDIENKIIKYIEHNKFQEASNVYLHESIPAFEKLLDITHKLEDIQLVVGNKLYRHAQTKVRNIQVLAYLSLGIALIITAYILKVLQFKVK
- a CDS encoding DNA gyrase/topoisomerase IV subunit A, with amino-acid sequence MRNNMSEIDEEQLPASERIEGMYENWFLEYASYVILERAVPAIEDGLKPVQRRILHAMKEMDDGRFNKVANIIGQTMQYHPHGDASIGEAMVGLGQKDLLIETQGNWGDLRTGDNAAAPRYIEARLSKFALEVVFNQQTTDWQLSYDGRKKEPVTFPVKFPLLLAQGVEGIAVGLSTRILPHNFCELIQASIDLLRNKKINLLPDFPAGGMADFSDYNEGQRGGKVRIRATIEEYDKKTLIIKDIPYGATTNSLIDSILKANDKGKIKVKKVVDNTAKDVEILVSLAPGQSPDITKDALYAFTDCEVSISPNTCVIVGDKPRFLGVNELLRINTEQTVELLKRELEIRYQELLEKILFASLEKIFIENRIYRDIEEAETWEDVLKRIDKGLTPFKKDFYREITQDDLVRLTEIKIKRISKFDSFKADELMKKLQDELEQTKYDLENIRDYAIKYFKNLLDKYGKGKERKTLIKNFDIISANIVAANNEKLYVNYKDGFIGYGLKKDEFVTECSDIDDVIVFRADGKCLVTKIADKVFVGKDIIHVDIFRKNDERRVYNMIYEDGKSGRAMVKRFQVLAITRDKEYELTKGNSGSKVHYFSANPNAEAEIVRVYLSGRSKAKVKEFDFDFATLDIKGRGAQGNILTKYPIRKIVKTAEGESTMGGLDIWYHDFIGTLNTDGRGRYLGKFEGEDQLLAIYKDGCYEMKSYELTNKFDPDNIVLLEKYVAKKTVTAVYYDGISKNHLVKRFLIETTSSDRKFCFITDARSSRLLLATTMDQPQAELTYKKEGERQHEKNIVDLDLIVDIKGWKALGNQLTPHKVKDIRLIDETPPTSSEKNNTKKGAGKDENEEDEVSTGDEIVWEMNKENSSNLNKNGKPSKEQLGLFKS